CGCCATCTTGTAACAGTGAAATGATGGACTGCCACTGCTCAATATCGGGTTTGTAGCGCCCAATCACTATATTGTTGTATTGGGTGGGTTGTTCGGTGAGCCCGGCCTGATTGTGACAGCTTAACTCCGAGAGGTCGCAACACAGTGTGTGTAGCTTGAGGTTGGCATCGTTTGCAAATGACTTCATTCGATCAAGCGCAACCGCCGAAATATCCAGCCCGGTAACCTGCCAGCCATTTTGAGCGAAGTAGAGCGACAGAGCGCCATCACCACAAGCAATATCGAGCAGTGAGCCAGGCTTCAAAAAAGGCTGCATAAACCCGGTAAAAGGGGGTGGGGTGGGCGCTATTGGTTTTTTGTTGGTAAAACGTTGATCCCATTTTTTTCGAATATCGTCAGACAAGGGTAATTATTCTCAATAAATTTTGATGCCAGGAGTTAAATGATACTCGTTTCTGTATGACAAATTATCATTAAAACCGGTCAGATCCTTCCTTTGTAACATCGGCGATATTATCGAGACAATTAATCAGATTAACTGTTATGAATTCTGAACCCTATTTTTAACGTTACCTGAAAATGGGCAACCTGATTATCAACAACATGTCCGCGAGTATCCACCACTTCAAACCATTCAATATGTTTGACGGACTTGCTGCATTCAGTTATTGCACTCTGGATGGCGTCTTCGATACTGGTTTTTGATGAACCCACAATCTCGATTTTTTTATACGTGTGATGATCAGACATGGCAGACTCCTTATTAATAGGCATAATTTCAGTATAGTCTGACCAGCCAACTCTGCTTTGCTAGCAGTAGAGTTTGTGTGTGAATAGATCCATACCAGGTTATCCGTTACAGCAACAGAGGCAGAGGCATTGCGAATGTCTGACAATCAAGTTCCTAACCCGGCAATTGTCGGGGGTGGCCCCAAGAAGATTCTATACACGCTCAACACGGTCCGGCGTATCGGCCTAAAGAACAGCGCCAAGGCCCTGCGCAGTAATAATGCATGCAAAGCCTGTGGTTTGGGAATGGGCGGGCAGCGTGGCGGCATGACCAACGAGTTGGGCGAGTTTCCCGCAGTTTGCAATAAAAGTATTCAAGCGCAATCGACAGATATTCAGCCGCCGATTCCGAAAGAAGTGTTTGACCATCCATTAACAGAATTTAAAAAGCTCAGTGGCCGCGAGATGGAAAGATTGGGTCGTCTCAATACGCCCCTGTTTAAAGCCAAAGATGAAGATTACTTTCAACCAGTCACTTGGGACTGGGCGCTAAATCACGCGGCGAAGCAATTTGCAGAGGCGCAGCCAGATCAAACCTTCTTTTATTCATCCGGCCGCTCTTCCAATGAGGCGGGGTTTGCATTGCAACTTCTGGCGCGTCTGTACGGCACAAATAACGTCAATAACTGTTCTTACTATTGCCATCAGGCGACCGGGGTCGGATTGGGGAACTCCATTGGTACGGGAACGGCCACTGTGGAGCTGGATGACCTTAATCAGTGTGATTTGGTTTTTTTGATAGGCGCCAATCCGGCATCTAATCACCCGCGTTTGATGCATAAACTGCAAGGCGTTCGCGAGCGCGGCGGAGATATTATTGTAGTAAACCCGGCCAAAGAGCCGGGTCTGGTTCGTTTTGCTGTGCCGAAAAGCGCTAAATCAATGCTCAGTGGTGGCACCTGGATTGCCTCGCAGTATTTGCAGCCACGCATTGCTACCGACTTGGCACTGTTTACGGCAATAGGCAAAGCGTTGCTTGAAAGCGGCGCTATTAATCAGTCATTTATTGATGAGCATACAAGTGGGTTCGATGTTTATCGCCAGCAACTGGAAGCGGCTAATTGGCAGTCGCTCTGCCAGCAAACCGGTATCAGCAAACAACAGATACAAGCTTGTGCAACGAGCTATGCTAATGCCGACAAGGTGGTGTTTGCGTGGGGCATGGGTATGACTCACCACCTTCATGGCGTGGAGAATGTCGAAGCGATTGCTAACCTGAGTTTATTGCGCGGCATGCTCGGAAGGCCGGGGGCAGGCCTGCTGCCACTGCGTGGGCACAGTAATGTGCAGGGTATAGGGACTATTGGTGTTAAGCCGGTATTAGCGGCAGAAGTGTTGAGTAAAATTGAGCAAAACCTGGGTGTGAATTTGCCCAGCAAAAAGGGCTTGGATACGCTGGCCTGCATCCGTAAAGCCTATGAGAACAATATGGCAGCCGCGTTGATCATGGGGGGGAATCTCTTCGAAGCAACACCTGACTCCGCCTGGGCTGAACAGGCATTTAACCGGATTGGCTTTAAGCTTTATCTCACCACAACATTGAACCGCGGCCATGTTCGCGGTATGGATTCCGGCGAAGCCCTTATTCTGCCTGTAACGGCTCGTGATGAAGAGTTCCAGCCAACAACACAGGAGTCTATGTTCAATTATGTGCGCCTAAGTGATGGCGGTATTCAGCGGTTAGCGGGTCCAAGGCCAGAAGTAGAAATACTTTGCGAACTGGGTAAACGATTGTTGCCTGACAACCAGGCGTTATTTGATGGTTTTAAGTCGCACAAAACCATTCGCGAAGCGATTGCCAATATTGTTCCAGGCATGCAAGAGCTGGCCGATATTGATGTGGCCAGGAAGGAATTCAGTGTCAAAGGGCGTTTATTACACACGGCCAAATTCAACACGCCAGATGGCAAGGCACGGTTTGTAGCACACTCTGTGCCTCAAGAGAAAAAGCACAACAATACTTACCCGTATACGTTAATGAGCGTCCGTAGCGAAGGGCAATTTAACTCGATTATTTATGAGGAGAGAGACAGTTACCGCGGCACAGATCAGCGGCAGGTGGTGATGATGAGCGCTGAAGATATGAAGCTCTTGAAGATAAAACAGGGCAGTCAGGTCAGTGTGCGTTCAGAGCATGGTGTAATGCGAAGCCTTACGGTGCATCAGTTTGATTTGCCTGCCGGAAATCTGATGGTTTACTACCCTGAGGCCAACGTTCTGATTGGCAGGAAAGCAGACCCCAGAAGTCAAACACCAGCCTTTAAATCGGTTGCTGTGGCGGTGGACCTGGATCAGTAGTTGAAAGCGTTTATTTAAATAATTTCAGCAAGCGAAAGTTCACCCGCATTTCTTCTTTAATACCGTTTCGAATATACATGTCTTGCCCCACTGAGCCAATAAGCTGGATGTCAGGCGTAATAGAATGTCCAATGCTGAGTTTCAATTTGGTCAGGTTCTGAGAGTCGTCCAGCTCAATGCCGTCAACCCGGGTTGCTCCGCCACGAACATTCGACACCATCGCACCGACAAAGGTGCGGGGGGTAACATAATAGCGGACGTGGCCTTGTAGCTCCCATAAGGGTTTTTGCTCAAGCGTTGCGTTGCCAACACCATACTCGTCGTTGTCGCCATGAAATCTCACATCAGCAACCAGTTCCAGAGATATTTGTTCGTTAACTTTCCATTGACGACCAGCCTGAAGTGCGAGTTTCCAGCGATTTTCCGCAAAGGGGTTCAGTTCGTTATTGTTGTCGTAATCGCCGGTTGGCAGCCAGCCCCAGGCTGTAATGGCAAAAGCCTCGCGCCCGGTAGGGTCTTTGATAAAGTGGAAGGGCAGAACCAGCAGCAAGTCGCCCACACCGTTAGTGACCCCCAGGTCAGACCAGTCACCACCCGTGCGGGCAGAGCCCATAGGGAGGAGAAACTGCGGCACAAAAGCGTAATCTTTCCAGTCAACGTATTTCACATAACGCAGCATTTGAACTTCACTGGTAAGCTTCACATCATCAGAAACTTTTTTGCCTTTTGAATAGAGTCCACGCCCTTCTACATGTTGCGTATAAATGAGCCCAAGAGTTGTGCCATCCGGCATATAGGAATAATCGCCATCGTCCAGTGTTATGGCACATGCAGAAGAGGTGAAGAAGGTAACAACAATAAACGCGGTGCAGAGAGCAAAGACATTGCTAATTTTGTTCATAGGCCAGAAGGTTTCTTCCATGTTGGTGTCAAT
Above is a window of Pseudomonadales bacterium DNA encoding:
- a CDS encoding methyltransferase domain-containing protein, translating into MSDDIRKKWDQRFTNKKPIAPTPPPFTGFMQPFLKPGSLLDIACGDGALSLYFAQNGWQVTGLDISAVALDRMKSFANDANLKLHTLCCDLSELSCHNQAGLTEQPTQYNNIVIGRYKPDIEQWQSIISLLQDGGILCISTFNELQHLEHNFSKRFCLEENELRMLKGLKLIQYQRSVYNGDHFDNYCFQKQPTQSIVTP
- a CDS encoding dodecin domain-containing protein: MSDHHTYKKIEIVGSSKTSIEDAIQSAITECSKSVKHIEWFEVVDTRGHVVDNQVAHFQVTLKIGFRIHNS
- a CDS encoding FdhF/YdeP family oxidoreductase, producing MSDNQVPNPAIVGGGPKKILYTLNTVRRIGLKNSAKALRSNNACKACGLGMGGQRGGMTNELGEFPAVCNKSIQAQSTDIQPPIPKEVFDHPLTEFKKLSGREMERLGRLNTPLFKAKDEDYFQPVTWDWALNHAAKQFAEAQPDQTFFYSSGRSSNEAGFALQLLARLYGTNNVNNCSYYCHQATGVGLGNSIGTGTATVELDDLNQCDLVFLIGANPASNHPRLMHKLQGVRERGGDIIVVNPAKEPGLVRFAVPKSAKSMLSGGTWIASQYLQPRIATDLALFTAIGKALLESGAINQSFIDEHTSGFDVYRQQLEAANWQSLCQQTGISKQQIQACATSYANADKVVFAWGMGMTHHLHGVENVEAIANLSLLRGMLGRPGAGLLPLRGHSNVQGIGTIGVKPVLAAEVLSKIEQNLGVNLPSKKGLDTLACIRKAYENNMAAALIMGGNLFEATPDSAWAEQAFNRIGFKLYLTTTLNRGHVRGMDSGEALILPVTARDEEFQPTTQESMFNYVRLSDGGIQRLAGPRPEVEILCELGKRLLPDNQALFDGFKSHKTIREAIANIVPGMQELADIDVARKEFSVKGRLLHTAKFNTPDGKARFVAHSVPQEKKHNNTYPYTLMSVRSEGQFNSIIYEERDSYRGTDQRQVVMMSAEDMKLLKIKQGSQVSVRSEHGVMRSLTVHQFDLPAGNLMVYYPEANVLIGRKADPRSQTPAFKSVAVAVDLDQ
- a CDS encoding transporter — its product is MQQIDTNMEETFWPMNKISNVFALCTAFIVVTFFTSSACAITLDDGDYSYMPDGTTLGLIYTQHVEGRGLYSKGKKVSDDVKLTSEVQMLRYVKYVDWKDYAFVPQFLLPMGSARTGGDWSDLGVTNGVGDLLLVLPFHFIKDPTGREAFAITAWGWLPTGDYDNNNELNPFAENRWKLALQAGRQWKVNEQISLELVADVRFHGDNDEYGVGNATLEQKPLWELQGHVRYYVTPRTFVGAMVSNVRGGATRVDGIELDDSQNLTKLKLSIGHSITPDIQLIGSVGQDMYIRNGIKEEMRVNFRLLKLFK